From Hymenobacter sedentarius, a single genomic window includes:
- a CDS encoding acetyl-CoA C-acyltransferase, protein MSNTAYIVAGYRTAVGKAPRGGFRFTRPDDLAANVIKHLIAQVPTLDPTRIDDVIVGNAVPEAEQGLQMGRLISLLALPINVPGLIVNRYCGSGVETIAMAVGKITAGMAECIIAGGTESMSMVPTVGWKTVPNYNLAMKHPDYYMGMGLTAEAVAKDYNISRQDQDEFSYNSHQKAIKAIRGGKFQKSIVPVTVEETYVDQATGKKKSRSYVVDTDEGPRADTSVEALGKLRPVFAANGTVTAGNSSQTSDGAAFVLVMSERMVKELNLEPIARMVNYASEGVDPRIMGMGPIKAVPKALKQAGLKLDDIDLIELNEAFASQSLAVVRELGIDPEKLNVNGGAIALGHPLGCSGAKLSIQLFDELRERGKKYGMVTACVGGGQGVAGIYELLK, encoded by the coding sequence ATGTCTAACACTGCATATATCGTAGCTGGTTACCGCACGGCCGTGGGCAAAGCCCCCCGTGGCGGCTTCCGCTTTACCCGGCCCGACGACCTGGCGGCCAACGTTATCAAGCACCTGATAGCCCAGGTGCCGACTCTCGACCCCACGCGCATCGATGATGTTATCGTCGGCAACGCCGTACCGGAAGCCGAGCAGGGCCTGCAGATGGGCCGCCTGATTTCGCTGCTGGCCCTGCCCATCAACGTACCCGGCCTCATCGTGAACCGCTACTGCGGCTCGGGGGTGGAAACTATTGCCATGGCCGTGGGCAAAATCACGGCCGGCATGGCCGAATGCATCATCGCCGGTGGTACCGAGAGCATGAGCATGGTGCCCACCGTGGGCTGGAAGACCGTGCCCAACTACAACCTGGCCATGAAGCACCCCGACTATTACATGGGCATGGGCCTCACGGCTGAGGCGGTGGCCAAGGACTACAACATCAGCCGCCAGGACCAGGACGAATTTTCCTACAACTCGCACCAGAAGGCCATCAAGGCCATCCGAGGCGGCAAGTTCCAGAAGAGCATCGTGCCCGTAACGGTGGAGGAAACCTACGTGGACCAAGCCACCGGCAAGAAGAAAAGCCGCTCCTACGTGGTGGACACCGACGAAGGACCCCGCGCCGACACCTCGGTGGAAGCCCTGGGCAAGCTGCGCCCCGTGTTCGCGGCCAACGGCACCGTCACGGCCGGTAATTCCTCCCAAACTTCCGATGGCGCGGCCTTCGTGCTCGTGATGTCGGAGCGCATGGTGAAGGAGCTGAATCTGGAGCCCATTGCCCGCATGGTGAACTACGCCTCGGAAGGCGTGGACCCGCGCATTATGGGCATGGGCCCCATCAAAGCCGTGCCCAAAGCGCTGAAGCAGGCCGGCCTCAAGTTGGACGACATCGACCTGATTGAGCTAAACGAAGCCTTTGCTTCGCAGTCCTTGGCCGTGGTGCGCGAGTTGGGCATCGACCCTGAGAAGCTGAACGTGAACGGCGGCGCCATTGCCTTGGGCCACCCGTTGGGCTGCTCGGGTGCCAAGCTCAGCATTCAGCTGTTCGACGAGTTGCGCGAGCGTGGCAAGAAGTACGGCATGGTAACGGCCTGTGTGGGCGGCGGCCAGGGCGTGGCCGGCATCTACGAGCTGCTGAAGTAG
- a CDS encoding 3-hydroxyacyl-CoA dehydrogenase/enoyl-CoA hydratase family protein, giving the protein MNRTIKKVAVLGSGVMGSRIACHFANIGVQVLLLDIAPKELLPDEEKKGLQLDAPAVKNRLVNAALQAAIASNPSPLYRKADASRIKTGNFDDNLKDIAGCDWTIEVVVERLDIKKSLFERVEQFRKPGTLITSNTSGIPIHLMTEGRSADFKKHFCGTHFFNPPRYLKLLEIIPTPDTDTGIVDFLLHYGDLYLGKTTVLAKDTPAFIANRVGVFAIMDVLRIMQELGLTVEEVDKLTGPVIGHAKSATFRTSDIVGLDTLMNVANGLAQGLPNDEAKDVFQLPEFLKKMGENKWLGDKTGQGFYKKVKGEGGKSEIQALDLNTLEYQPGTKVKFATLELTKTMDALAPRFAVLVSGKDKAGEFYRKSFGSLFAYVSNRIPEITDALYKIDDALRAGFGWEMGPFETWDALGVQKGIELMQAEGKQPAAWVTEMLAAGHTTFYKVNAAGSKEYYDAETKSYQPIRGVENFIILDNLRTTGKVLWKNAGASIIDLGDGILNVEFHSKMNSLGQDVIQGLLKGVDMAEAGYRGLVVGNDAPQFSAGANLGLVYMQALEQEFDELNMMIAQFQNAMMRMRYSSIPVVGAPHGLALGGGCELNLHCDRVVAAAETYMGLVEFGVGLIPAGGGTKEMTLRTAAKYEEGEPEFNLLRNTYMTISTAKVSTSTAEAFDLGFMRRGDEIVVNSNRVIAAAKAAALDLADAGYTQPTQKTNIKVHGKGALAMFKTGVYAMQQGNYISTHDQLIADKLAYVMCGGDLSSPTEVSEQYLLDLEREAFLSLCGERKTLERIQSILTTGKPLRN; this is encoded by the coding sequence ATGAACCGAACCATTAAGAAAGTTGCCGTGCTCGGCTCCGGCGTCATGGGCTCGCGCATTGCCTGCCACTTCGCCAACATCGGCGTGCAGGTGCTGCTGCTCGACATTGCCCCCAAAGAGCTACTGCCCGACGAAGAGAAAAAAGGCCTGCAGCTGGACGCACCCGCGGTGAAAAACCGCTTGGTGAACGCTGCCCTGCAAGCGGCCATCGCCTCGAACCCGTCGCCGCTCTACCGCAAGGCCGACGCCAGCCGCATCAAAACCGGCAACTTCGACGACAACCTGAAAGACATTGCCGGCTGCGACTGGACCATTGAGGTGGTAGTGGAGCGGCTCGATATTAAAAAGAGCCTGTTTGAGCGCGTGGAGCAGTTCCGCAAGCCCGGCACGCTCATCACCAGCAACACCAGCGGCATCCCGATTCACCTGATGACGGAAGGCCGCTCCGCCGATTTCAAGAAGCACTTCTGCGGCACGCACTTCTTCAACCCCCCGCGCTACCTGAAGCTGCTCGAAATCATTCCGACGCCGGACACTGACACTGGAATCGTGGATTTCCTGCTGCACTACGGCGACCTGTACCTGGGCAAAACCACGGTACTGGCCAAGGACACCCCGGCCTTTATTGCCAACCGCGTGGGCGTGTTTGCCATCATGGACGTGTTGCGCATCATGCAGGAACTGGGCCTGACGGTGGAGGAAGTGGACAAGCTCACCGGCCCGGTGATTGGCCACGCCAAGTCGGCCACCTTCCGCACTTCCGATATCGTGGGGCTGGATACGCTGATGAACGTGGCCAACGGCCTCGCCCAGGGCCTGCCCAACGACGAAGCCAAGGACGTGTTCCAACTGCCCGAGTTCCTCAAGAAGATGGGCGAGAACAAGTGGCTGGGCGACAAAACCGGCCAGGGCTTCTACAAGAAAGTAAAAGGCGAAGGCGGCAAGTCGGAAATCCAAGCACTGGACTTGAACACGCTGGAATACCAGCCCGGCACCAAGGTGAAGTTTGCCACGCTGGAGCTGACCAAAACCATGGATGCTCTGGCGCCGCGCTTCGCGGTGCTGGTGAGCGGCAAGGACAAGGCCGGCGAGTTTTACCGCAAGAGCTTCGGCAGCCTGTTTGCCTACGTTTCGAATCGCATTCCCGAAATCACCGACGCGCTGTACAAGATTGACGACGCGCTCCGCGCTGGCTTCGGCTGGGAAATGGGGCCGTTTGAGACCTGGGACGCGCTGGGCGTGCAGAAAGGAATTGAGCTGATGCAGGCCGAAGGCAAGCAGCCTGCTGCCTGGGTGACGGAGATGCTGGCCGCCGGTCATACCACCTTCTACAAGGTGAACGCCGCCGGCAGCAAGGAGTACTACGACGCCGAAACCAAGAGCTACCAGCCCATCCGCGGCGTGGAGAACTTCATCATTCTCGACAACCTGCGCACCACCGGCAAAGTGCTGTGGAAAAACGCTGGCGCTTCAATAATTGACTTGGGCGACGGCATCCTGAACGTGGAGTTCCACTCCAAGATGAACTCACTGGGCCAGGACGTTATCCAGGGCTTGCTGAAGGGCGTGGACATGGCCGAAGCTGGCTACCGCGGCCTGGTGGTTGGCAACGACGCGCCGCAGTTTTCGGCGGGCGCCAACCTGGGTCTGGTGTACATGCAGGCGCTGGAGCAGGAGTTCGACGAGCTGAACATGATGATTGCGCAGTTCCAGAACGCCATGATGCGGATGCGCTACAGCAGCATTCCGGTGGTGGGTGCCCCGCACGGCCTGGCGCTGGGCGGCGGTTGTGAGCTGAACCTGCACTGCGACCGGGTAGTGGCCGCGGCCGAAACCTACATGGGCCTCGTGGAATTCGGCGTTGGGCTGATTCCGGCCGGCGGCGGCACCAAGGAAATGACCTTGCGCACCGCAGCTAAGTACGAAGAAGGCGAGCCCGAATTCAACCTGCTGCGCAACACCTACATGACCATCAGCACGGCCAAGGTTTCGACCTCCACTGCCGAAGCCTTCGACCTGGGATTCATGCGCCGGGGCGACGAAATCGTGGTGAACAGCAACCGCGTGATTGCCGCCGCTAAGGCCGCCGCGCTGGACCTGGCCGACGCCGGCTACACCCAGCCCACGCAGAAAACCAACATCAAGGTGCACGGCAAGGGTGCACTGGCCATGTTCAAAACGGGCGTATACGCCATGCAGCAGGGCAACTACATCTCGACCCACGACCAGCTTATCGCCGACAAACTCGCTTATGTGATGTGCGGCGGCGACCTCTCGTCGCCCACCGAAGTGAGCGAGCAGTACCTGCTGGACCTCGAGCGCGAAGCCTTCCTGAGCCTCTGCGGCGAGCGCAAGACGCTGGAACGGATTCAGAGCATTCTGACCACCGGCAAGCCGCTGCGCAACTAA
- a CDS encoding MarR family winged helix-turn-helix transcriptional regulator has protein sequence MKPEETVDYNIKVAWHAISRMYNTQAAQNDITTSIGFVLLNIDQEKGTPATKIAPLLGLETRSLTRILRSMEEKGLIYKQADSVDKRSVRIFLTPLGLEKKEVSRQTVRHFNLKVREKIPQSQLDTFFKVTAQITSMIEGKTLFEDFVLKPLRKEASS, from the coding sequence GAAGAAACCGTTGACTACAACATCAAAGTGGCCTGGCACGCCATTTCACGGATGTACAACACCCAGGCGGCGCAGAACGACATCACGACCAGCATCGGCTTTGTGTTGTTGAACATTGACCAGGAGAAGGGCACGCCGGCCACCAAAATTGCCCCGCTGCTGGGTCTCGAAACCCGCAGCCTGACCCGCATTCTGCGGAGCATGGAGGAAAAAGGCCTGATTTATAAACAGGCCGATTCGGTGGACAAACGCTCGGTGCGCATTTTCCTGACGCCGCTGGGGCTGGAGAAAAAAGAAGTTTCGCGGCAGACCGTGCGCCACTTCAACCTCAAAGTGCGGGAGAAGATACCGCAAAGCCAGCTCGACACCTTTTTTAAGGTAACGGCTCAGATAACGAGCATGATAGAAGGCAAAACCCTTTTTGAGGATTTTGTACTCAAGCCGCTGCGGAAAGAAGCCTCGTCTTAG